A region of Oceanispirochaeta sp. DNA encodes the following proteins:
- a CDS encoding type II toxin-antitoxin system PemK/MazF family toxin produces the protein MSGHEQAGKRVALVLSLSKYNRKTVLLIACPITGKSKGDPFGVQINRKKIDGVVL, from the coding sequence TTGTCCGGCCATGAACAAGCAGGCAAAAGGGTAGCCCTCGTTTTATCTCTCTCAAAATATAACAGGAAAACTGTCTTACTTATTGCATGTCCGATTACCGGTAAATCGAAGGGAGACCCTTTCGGGGTTCAGATTAATAGGAAAAAGATAGATGGTGTTGTTTTATAA